The proteins below come from a single Papaver somniferum cultivar HN1 chromosome 11, ASM357369v1, whole genome shotgun sequence genomic window:
- the LOC113322485 gene encoding malate dehydrogenase-like, with translation MAKDPVHVLVTGAAGQIGYALVPMIARGVMLGADQPVILHMLDIPLAAEALNGVKMELVDAAFPLLKGVVATTDVVEACLGVNIAVMVGGFPRKEGMERKDVMSKNVSIYKSQASALESHAAANCKVLVVANPANTNALILKEFAPSIPEKNISCLTRLDHNRALGQVSERLSVQVSDVKNVIIWGNHSSTQYPDVTHATVKTSVGKKAVKELVADDAWLNGEFISTVQQRGAAIIKARKFSSALSAASSACDHIRDWVVGTPEGTWVSMGVYSDGSYDVPAGLIYSFPVTCKNGEWSIVQGLSIDEFSRSKLDKTAEELSEEKALAYSCLV, from the exons ATGGCCAAAGATCCAGTTCATGTTCTTGTTACTGGTGCTGCAG GACAAATTGGGTATGCTCTCGTACCAATGATTGCTAGGGGAGTGATGTTGGGTGCTGATCAGCCTGTTATCTTGCATATGCTTGACATTCCACTCGCAGCAGAGGCTTTGAATGGAGTTAAAATGGAGCTGGTTGATGCTGCTTTTCCTCTTCTTAAAG GAGTTGTTGCTACAACTGATGTCGTAGAGGCATGCCTGGGGGTCAACATTGCAGTAATGGTTGGTGGATTCCCAAGGAAAGAAGGAATGGAGAGAAAAGATGTGATGTCCAAAAATGTTTCTATCTACAAGTCCCAAGCATCTGCCCTAGAATCCCATGCAGCTGCTAACTGCaag GTCCTAGTTGTTGCAAACCCTGCAAACACCAATGCGCTGATCCTTAAGGAGTTTGCTCCATCCATCCCCGAGAAAAACATCAGTTGCCTTACCCGTTTAGATCACAACAGGGCTCTTGGTCAAGTCTCAGAGAGACTGAGTGTCCAAGTCAGTGATGTTAAGAATGTTATCATTTGGGGAAACCACTCTTCAACTCAGTATCCTGATGTTACCCATGCAACTGTCAAAACATCAGTTGGAAAAAAGGCTGTGAAGGAGCTTGTTGCTGATGATGCATG GTTGAATGGAGAATTTATCAGCACCGTTCAACAACGAGGCGCTGCAATTATCAAAGCAAGAAAGTTCTCAAGTGCCTTATCTGCTGCAAGTTCTGCTTGTGATCACATTCGTGATTGGGTTGTTGGAACTCCAGAG GGCACTTGGGTTTCAATGGGAGTGTACTCTGACGGATCATACGATGTACCTGCTGGGCTCATCTATTCCTTCCCCGTGACTTGCAAAAATGGAGAATGGTCAATTGTACAAG GACTTTCAATCGATGAGTTTTCAAGGAGCAAATTGGACAAAACAGCTGAGGAGCTCAGTGAAGAAAAGGCTTTGGCGTACTCATGCCTCGTTTAA